The genomic window TTGGCTAATCCCTTCTCAGGCAaccaaagaagagatgCTTTCCATGTATGTCTCTCTTTACAGTGATGATAGCTCATTTTTGGCCTTTCAGGTATCGCACGATGACTCTCATACCAATAGTAGACAATGTCCTTTATCAGTCTCAACGCCAGGGCCGTATTTCCTTTTATATGCAATGTGCTGGTGAAGAAGCTGCTATCGTTGGTAGTGCCGCTGCCATGCTCGCGAACGACGAGATTTTTGGCCAATATGTAAGTGGTTATACTGGTAAGAAAACGCAAGGCTGATTAGAAACACGTGTATAACAGAGAGAGTCTGCCGCTCTATTGCATAGGGGTTTTAAGCTTGATGCTCTCATGGCGCAATGTTTTGGGAATGTAGACGACAAAGGCACCAAAGGGAGAATGATGCCCGTTCACTATTCTTCCCCTGAGCATGGTTTCCACACCATCACAAGTCCACTCGCCACTCAGTGAGTCGCTTTGCTTCATGAGTTCTGCTCTCAGCTGAAGAATGTAGGATGCCCCAAGCGGCTGGAGCGGCCTATATGTTGAAACTTGATGAAGATAGACAAGGGGATTGCGTGATATGCTACTTCGGTGACGGTGAGTGAAGGCTTAGCCACTGATCATGCTGGCATTCGTCAACAAGCTCATTTTTTTATTATAGGTGCGGCCAGTGAAGGAGATTTCCATGCGGCCCTAGGAATGAACTCTGTATTGGGCGGGCCCTGCATCTGGTTCTGCCGTAATAATGGGTGAGATATGGCATAATTTACCTTCAGCCCAACTCGAGTTTAACCACAAACACAAAAACTTTTAGGTTTGCTATTTCAACTCCCATTGTTGACCAGTACGCCGGTGATGGAATTGCCTCCCGTGGACCAGCATACGGCCTTGATACTATCCGAGTAGACGGTAATGATGCACTGGCCGTCCACGCTGCAGTCTGTGAGGCTAGAAAGCGAGCGGtagaagggaagaagggggTGTTGGTAGAGGCCATGACTTACCGAGTAGGGCACCACTCAACAAGTGACGATTCGAGTATGTACAGGCCAATCGAAGAGGTCAAGGAATGGTCGGTTGTGGGTGCGTATTACCATACAACTAGCTGGTAGCAGATTCGAGTGACGTTGTTGTTAATGATTATTTTGCAGACAACCCGATACATAGGCTTCGATCCTACCTAGTTTCCAGGAAATGGTGGTccgaagaggaggaaaaggaacTTTTGAAAAAGAACAAGGCAGAGGTTATGAAAGCTTTCAGTAGGGCTGAGAAGCTGCCCAAGCCAAAGCTCGGGGAGATGTTCAATGACGTTTGGGGAGTGTCTCCAGGGGAAGAAGTACCGGCTGTCATTGTAGGTCATCTGGTTCCACAAACAAATTTGTTTTTGTTACATCATAAGCTTATAACCGTTTCAGATGGAGCAAAGGGCCGAACTTGGAAGGCTATTGAAGAAATATTCGGAAGTTTGGCCTCCTTGGAAGAAAGAACTGAAGAAGTTCGCCGAACAAGGGGAAGATGTCATGGACTGTGATGGGAAAGGTTCATAGATTACTCTAAATGCCAGTACCATAGAGTCCAAATGATCGACGGGCGAAGGGGAGATCAAGTGAGGACAGATCCTTGTCAACGATTAGGCTATACCATGCCACTACTACTTTGAGTAGTTAGTGAATAGCATACCATTGTCGTGTATATCATCATTGCAATATACACCATTTAGCTGTTATATGTATTGCGAGTAATACATGCGATACAAGTGGTTATTTGTATACTTCATTTGCACTACACTCCGCCCGCTTCGTTCATTAATTAACATCAATAATAATGGGTAATTAAGCAAGTCCACAGGGGGCGTGTTAGTGACTAACCGGGCGTCATGTTCATTGTCCGGCTTCCGTCTTCGTATAGCCCAGTGGGCATTTCTACAAATTCCAGCGTCAGTCAGCTTAAAGCCTTTCCTGCTCTGACCGCTTCTATTCTATTCTTCCGTGAGAGATATTTGACTGTTGCCACCATTCACCAGTTACCAATCCAAATTATTATTGCGCACTCACTAGCTACTCTATTACTTGAGAGGTTAATCAGCACTATATGGCATCAAGAACAGATATGGAATCCGATCTTCTCTCGTGCGAAAAGGGTCTACTACCCAGAAGTGTGACTTTGCGACCACCTGGCTCTATAATTGAACACAACCATCACAGGTATAGGAGTGTGGTCACCAAGGGGCTGTTTCTCTGCCTTCTCATATTATCTGCGATAGTAACCAAAGCCTCTCTAGGACTTTGGTCCCATTGCTTAAATTCGCAGTCGATACATTTTGATCACCAGAGTAATCACCAAAGTCTTCTTTTGGAATCTAGAATTTTGGCGAACATAGGACCTGGTATAGGTGCAAAGGAAGGGCTTGTGGTGGCCAGTCCTAGTAGGGGGCATGGGAAAGAGCCCGACTACTACGTAAGGTCATTTCACGCTAATCGTCAGGTGCACGCGCATACTGAGTTATTGCTTCTTGACAGTATACCTGGACTCGTGATTCTGCTCTAACCATTTCCACATTGATATCTCATTTGAGATCTGATTTAGCCGATATCGACAATGCCACCGAGTCCTGGGAGATGTACAGCGCGCTGTCTGACACACTGAAGGAATATCTCTTTCGGGATTATATCGAAAGTCAAGCAGAAATACAAATAGGCAAAAACCCCTCGGGTGACTTAAAATCAGGCGGCCTTAATGAACCAAAGTTCCATGTCAACGGTACCCCTTTCATAGGAAATTGGGGAAGGCCTCAGAGGTAAGATTACAAAACTCACACATAGCACTTCACGTAGAAGGTATGGCCGACTCATAGCTTGTTCCATACAGAGACGGTCCGGCGCTCCGGGCCATTACTATAATGATCTATGCCAattttcttcttgatcGTGGATTTCCTTCAGACGTCAGTTACGTAAAGCAATGGATCTATGACCCCAGGCAGCTCAAAGCACCAGGAAAGGTTCTTAAGAATGATTTGGAAGAAGTTGCTCATGGGTGGTCAAAAGGCGGCTTTGATTTATGGGAAGAGGTGTAAGTCCAGATAGTTAACGAAAACGGTATCTTTTATTAATATGGATTGCATAGTAATGGGCATCACCTATTCACTCTTCTTGTATCCCGTAAAGCCTTGTACCATGGGTCGATATTTGCGAGACGTCTCAAAGACGTTGGCGCAGCGGATCATTACCTCGCCCAAGCGCACTCTATTACGCAGAAAATTCCACTTTTTTGGGACTCCAAAAGAGGCTATTGGCTCTCAAGTTTGAGAAGTCGCGGTCTTGAGCTTGTACAGATCAAATCTGAATTTGACCCGACCAACACATACCCAAGACGAGAATGGCTCGATTGTGCGCTACCTCTGTCTATCATCCATGCAGGTTCCCACACCCTCCAACCCAGTCACAATTTCTCTTTTCCGTTCTCTGCAATCGATCCCAATGTCCTTTCGACAATGCATCTTTATATCAAGTCTTTTGATGGACTTTACGGTATCAATGATGGGAAATCTTGGTTAGATGGATGGGCATTGGGGCGCTATAAGGAAGATGTATATGATGGTAAGGGCCATAGTCAAGGGAACCCCTGGTTCATTTGCACGTTTTCTCTTGCCCATAGCCTGTACCTCGCCTACAAGGAGTTTCGAGAGGTAGGTGCCATTGTAGTTGCCAACCAAACCCTTTCGTTCTGGGAGGGTGTCGTTTCGATCTCATCTACACCTCCAAAAGTTGTGGCTGGAGATGTGTGGATTGAAGGAAGAGATCGGCGGTTCACGGAGGGGATGAAATGTTTGAAAGAGGTTGCAGGCAGATTCATGGAAGTCGGCCTGAAAGTGGCAAAGGAAAACGGGGGAAGGATGAGCGAGCAAATCGGCAGGTAAGTAAAGCCTCCACAAGAAAGGATCAGACAATGACAGACTCTTGGTCAATCCAGAGATGATGGGCAATTCAAAGGTGCAAGGGATCTGACGTGGTCATATGCTAGCTTATTGGATCTGATCAGGGTCAGGTCAGATTTGGATTGATTATTCTATCCATCAACCACTCGTTGTACTATACTTCGTTTGTGTATGAGTTTTCCCTATATGTCAATATGGATGTGTGGCTCCTCATTGCCTCACATTATGTATACTTGGAGGTAAATATTGTCACAATCCTGTTGCAGATACAATTGTACATTGGCGGTTCAAAAGGATTACCGAACAAACGGTTAATCCGCAATTTCAAGCACGTAGATGAATTTAGCAAGATGTAATATACCTGCTGAAATCTCTTCAGCCGTAGGTCGGATGAGAGTTTTGGGCAGCATAAACCCGTACTGATTCGAGTTGTCAACGGAAGTTGAATCCAAAAAGTAGAACAATCTACTTACTGTGCCCGTATCTCTGAGCTCCGCAGAGTATGACCACCTGACGTCAGTGACTCCGTAAGCGTAGTCAACCGAGTCACCAGGTGCCCTGTCAAATGTACGGTCAGACTTTGTAAATTGCTGATGACTTCGGTACGAACCTATACGTCAGATCACATGCTTGGCCTGTTTCATACGTTTCTCCATGGGCAGTTCTGATTGCTTTGGCAACTCCTAAACCGGCCTCCATGAGCATTTCTGCGTCGACGGGGAATTCACTACACGAATGGGCAAAGGGGAACATGACTACAAAGACATATTAATGGGTTGAGGACATGGGCGGCGGGAAAGTACTTACAAAGCTGTCCATAACTATGTAGATCAATAAATGCCCTGACCCTCGTACCCCTTTCTGCTCCCTTGGCCAGCCACTCCCCTACAGCCTTGGTCTCATAGGCTTCAAATGCGGCCTTCCCACGGTATCCTTCTTTACAAggcttctccttcttctcctttttccatTTGTACGCCCAATTCGAGTTCAAGTCGATACCGACGCAAGACTTGTGGCCCACGGGTTGTCTGTTTTTTCTCCACATCCTATGAGATTGAGAGTAGACAAATCCATCTGGATTTATCGTAGGGATGACCGTAAAAGTAAACTTGCTCAACATCAAAGCCGCATCGGAAGAcggagaagagagagacGTGAGAAGCAGGGAATGTAGAAAGTAAAGGGCAGATGAAGGTCCAACCCACTGTCACACGACGAGCCCGTTAATCATCAAGCATAGCTCAGTACTCTGAGACGCACTTACCTCACGCCCATGTTGTCCACTTATGATGACAATCTCCTTTCGTAAttcctcgtcctcatccAAAATTCTACCTTGTCTCCTTCGCTGACCGTTACTAGGATCTGACTCGTTCTTCACGAGACGAGCACTCCATCCTTTAATAGGTCTTCCCTCCCAGGTCGTGCCGACGTCAAAGCCCCAAACCTCAATGCCTTCCTTCCCATTAAAAGTCTCCACCAAGACGTCACCAAACTTGTGAATATCCTTGAGAGTATGGTAAGAATCATGGAAGGGTGTTGCAAGCGTTGTCAGATTGAAAGGATCAACCTTAGGGGTCCTTTGGTTCCTTGATATTTGTAGAGGCTCTCTATTTCTCAAAGGTTGACTGGCATCAACTCCAAGAGAGGAATCGATGAAGTTTGGGTAGTCGGAAGGAGTTGTGAAGTCAACGAGTGACTGAACATTGGTGATAAAAGCTTCAAACAATGTATCGGGGTGTAAACGAGTTTTAAGGTCGTTCTTCTGGAGTTCGTTTAAACGTATATCCAGGGATCCTGGCGTTGTTCTCCATATGTCGAGTTCGAGATCCTACAATACAAAACGTCAGATCGAAGGAGTAACATTAGGAACGAGGTTGAGTACGCACTTCGGCAAGATCCACAATTTCCTCTATCCTCCGTATGTCTTCGCCAGCTAGCTTGACTCTCCACACCTGGTCATCGTCATATCTCTGTACAGGGCCAAAAATCTCGAGGGATGGGGAAGATGTCGAGAGTGGAAGTTGGATCGGGGCTTGGCGTGGATGTGCTGCTATGGCAGACGCTGCGCACAGGAGGAGTGCGCATGCGTGGGGAGATGTCCTCATACTTTGCGAGGGAAGGGAGGAGGGATAGGCATAAATGCTATGTTGATAAAAATGGATGGAAGAAGTTGCCCGCGAATAAGGCGACTTGACGGACCGGAGTGATGACGAAATTTCACACGACGATTGCCACACCGGGCGCGCGCAGCTTTCATACTataaaaaaagaaaaacaTGTAGTAAAAAGCACAAGATTCACAGCTATAATGCATGGCACATCCAAAACAGTCACGTATCCCCATCAAGATCATTGCTAGATATTCTCATTACCATTCTTCACAGCTCTCAACTTTCTACACACGACCCCGACCTCTTCCTGGCCCACGATAGTCCCTTGGATCGTCCACGTCGATACTCGGCCACCTTTTCCTCCTGAGCGGCTCATCCATCCTATCATATCCATAATCCCTTTCCGGATAGCCTCGGTCCATGGGGGGCGGTGAAAGTCTCCtgggaggaggaagacCGGATCGATAAGGCGGAGAAGCTTCCCTACCGTAGCCACGAGGAGCATAACCGGGAAGTCCATAAGGGTCTGGCATGTGATCGCGTTCTCGTTCCCTGGGCTGGTATGGTTGATGCATGGTGGCTTCTTGAAGTTGTGATAGTTGAGCTTTAAGACTTTCAATGGTTTCAAGCACATTGCCATCAAGCGGCGAAGGAGCTGGAGGAGCACGATAATCGGCCGGGTGAGGCCTTCCATACCTGCAAATTCTCAGCTCATGTAATCTTGGCTCGAACTTGGGAAATACAGTCGCGAAACTTACGGGTCACGGTCAGCTGGAGGGTACCTGTCATAGTCTCTACTCCTGTCGTAACCTACGGATGGAGGCTGACGGTAAGCATCTCGAGATTCGATGGGCCCCCGCGAAAACCTTGAGTCCGGAGCACTTCGAAGATCACGTGGATCAGGTAAATTCCTGTAGTCAAATGGAACATCATGAGGCCTCGGAGGGTAAGCACGTGGAGGTGAACGATCATAATAACGACGAGGGGGGCTCATAGGGCGGTAACTGTCTCTTGGCGGAGACGAGAGTGGACGTCCACGATAAGGAGCACCGGAAGACCTTGCTGACCTTGCAGGCGAAGGAGAACGAGGCCTACCAGCTGAATATGCCCCCGAAATCCGCCTACTGAAGAGTCAGCGACAAGTCAGAGGCTCCTTGCAAACTATACTTACTCGGCCAGCTTACGTCCTTCAACAGTTGCATCATATTCACGAGACTTTTCCCTGTCAATGCTATCCATAGAAGGTCGACTCCTAGGGGATCGACTAGATTGATGAGCCTTTTTGAATTCTCCGATTTCCGGAACACCGCCCTTTCCGTTTTGGAACCTTGAGGGGACGAAATTCTTGGCGCTGGGCTCAAAGTTGTTTCCTGGAGGCGGGGCAGGAACTGGAGCGGGTGTGCGACGTTGGAATCGTGGATCCTGCTGAAGATGTACAGCGCTGGGTGGGGGTTTGGACGAAGGTCGCAAGTCTGGTTTACCCTCAACGTCTGATGTGGATTTTCCAGAGTCAATAAGATCCTCTGCCCGAGGTCGCCTAGCCGCTACAGAACTCGAGCTCGATGAGCGATCCTTGTTTCTGTCCACAAGACGTGAGTCGTCACCCTTGGCTCGCGCTTTCAACTGTCCCTTTAGTTCCTGCTCTCTTGCAATCTTgtccttttcttcctctaTTGTGTGCACGGTTTGGACATGGGGCTGTTGGAGTTGCAATTGCTGCTGTTGAGATAATAGGAACGACTCGGCCATTTTCGCAAGTTTGGCAGGTTCCAGTTCGGCAGCACCACCTCGTATTTGGCGGGTGGCCTCCACCTCGGCCTTGAATTGGCGAAGTTTGGCAAGAGAGTCAAGAGCTATTTCCCGAGCAGCAGGGCTCTGTCCCGAGGCCTGCGGTTGTTGATCTTCATGAGATTGAGCCTGTGATTTAGAAACAAATTCATTTACAGTAGCGGAACTGACAACAGAGCTTGATGACTGTGCGGTCAAAGATGGTGTAGGCAAACCGGTATCTGACACATTCGCGATGATCGGGACCTGGGGCGTGGATTTCGGGTTTACCTGTCCGTTTGATTCCTCGGAAGATTTAGGCATCTTGGGCTCAGCGTCGCGCTTGGGAGTGTACGATTCTCGCGGAGTTGGTCGCCAGCTTTCTTGAAAAGTGCTTTTTGAAAACTCATAGCTTTGTGGCCTTTCCTGTTGTTGCTGtcgctgctgctgttgctgagATTCGGGTTGCTGGGGAGGCGGCTGTTGGATCTGGTAGTGCGGTCGGCGAGGATCATACTCATTTGGGTCGAGTGGGAGTCGAGGGTCTCGAGAGAGAGGATTTCGAGTCGGCAAGTCGTGCTGGCTCATTTCTGGGCAAGATGGATACAAGACAGACTCAAAATTGTGGAATGGGAGACAC from Cryptococcus gattii WM276 chromosome E, complete sequence includes these protein-coding regions:
- a CDS encoding Branched-chain alpha-keto acid dehydrogenase E1-alpha subunit, putative (Similar to TIGR gene model, INSD accession AAW43658.1), translating into MRITLQAVTSCSRLPFIASASRRSLVSNILTFSANCSAKITGPPPNIPPIHNTTSASAPLPFPTPLPSFSLPSAQDAKPLYVPGSQAERQARAGRMSRPLRRGTHESWWSAEMGWFNAVAKTIPTFRVLDEEGHMVKDGHGSQVWMYLHCSAFRYRTMTLIPIVDNVLYQSQRQGRISFYMQCAGEEAAIVGSAAAMLANDEIFGQYRESAALLHRGFKLDALMAQCFGNVDDKGTKGRMMPVHYSSPEHGFHTITSPLATQMPQAAGAAYMLKLDEDRQGDCVICYFGDGAASEGDFHAALGMNSVLGGPCIWFCRNNGFAISTPIVDQYAGDGIASRGPAYGLDTIRVDGNDALAVHAAVCEARKRAVEGKKGVLVEAMTYRVGHHSTSDDSSMYRPIEEVKEWSVVDNPIHRLRSYLVSRKWWSEEEEKELLKKNKAEVMKAFSRAEKLPKPKLGEMFNDVWGVSPGEEVPAVIMEQRAELGRLLKKYSEVWPPWKKELKKFAEQGEDVMDCDGKGS
- a CDS encoding Glucan 1,4-alpha-glucosidase, putative (Similar to TIGR gene model, INSD accession AAW43660.1); translated protein: MASRTDMESDLLSCEKGLLPRSVTLRPPGSIIEHNHHRYRSVVTKGLFLCLLILSAIVTKASLGLWSHCLNSQSIHFDHQSNHQSLLLESRILANIGPGIGAKEGLVVASPSRGHGKEPDYYYTWTRDSALTISTLISHLRSDLADIDNATESWEMYSALSDTLKEYLFRDYIESQAEIQIGKNPSGDLKSGGLNEPKFHVNGTPFIGNWGRPQRDGPALRAITIMIYANFLLDRGFPSDVSYVKQWIYDPRQLKAPGKVLKNDLEEVAHGWSKGGFDLWEEVNGHHLFTLLVSRKALYHGSIFARRLKDVGAADHYLAQAHSITQKIPLFWDSKRGYWLSSLRSRGLELVQIKSEFDPTNTYPRREWLDCALPLSIIHAGSHTLQPSHNFSFPFSAIDPNVLSTMHLYIKSFDGLYGINDGKSWLDGWALGRYKEDVYDGKGHSQGNPWFICTFSLAHSLYLAYKEFREVGAIVVANQTLSFWEGVVSISSTPPKVVAGDVWIEGRDRRFTEGMKCLKEVAGRFMEVGLKVAKENGGRMSEQIGRDDGQFKGARDLTWSYASLLDLIRVRSDLD
- a CDS encoding Cell wall organization and biogenesis-related protein, putative (Similar to TIGR gene model, INSD accession AAW43908.1) → MRTSPHACALLLCAASAIAAHPRQAPIQLPLSTSSPSLEIFGPVQRYDDDQVWRVKLAGEDIRRIEEIVDLAEDLELDIWRTTPGSLDIRLNELQKNDLKTRLHPDTLFEAFITNVQSLVDFTTPSDYPNFIDSSLGVDASQPLRNREPLQISRNQRTPKVDPFNLTTLATPFHDSYHTLKDIHKFGDVLVETFNGKEGIEVWGFDVGTTWEGRPIKGWSARLVKNESDPSNGQRRRQGRILDEDEELRKEIVIISGQHGREWVGPSSALYFLHSLLLTSLSSPSSDAALMLSKFTFTVIPTINPDGFVYSQSHRMWRKNRQPVGHKSCVGIDLNSNWAYKWKKEKKEKPCKEGYRGKAAFEAYETKAVGEWLAKGAERGTRVRAFIDLHSYGQLFMFPFAHSCSEFPVDAEMLMEAGLGVAKAIRTAHGETYETGQACDLTYRAPGDSVDYAYGVTDVRWSYSAELRDTGTYGFMLPKTLIRPTAEEISAGILHLAKFIYVLEIAD
- a CDS encoding Hypothetical protein (Similar to TIGR gene model, INSD accession AAW43907.1; CNE02650), giving the protein MSQHDLPTRNPLSRDPRLPLDPNEYDPRRPHYQIQQPPPQQPESQQQQQRQQQQERPQSYEFSKSTFQESWRPTPRESYTPKRDAEPKMPKSSEESNGQVNPKSTPQVPIIANVSDTGLPTPSLTAQSSSSVVSSATVNEFVSKSQAQSHEDQQPQASGQSPAAREIALDSLAKLRQFKAEVEATRQIRGGAAELEPAKLAKMAESFLLSQQQQLQLQQPHVQTVHTIEEEKDKIAREQELKGQLKARAKGDDSRLVDRNKDRSSSSSSVAARRPRAEDLIDSGKSTSDVEGKPDLRPSSKPPPSAVHLQQDPRFQRRTPAPVPAPPPGNNFEPSAKNFVPSRFQNGKGGVPEIGEFKKAHQSSRSPRSRPSMDSIDREKSREYDATVEGRKLAERISGAYSAGRPRSPSPARSARSSGAPYRGRPLSSPPRDSYRPMSPPRRYYDRSPPRAYPPRPHDVPFDYRNLPDPRDLRSAPDSRFSRGPIESRDAYRQPPSVGYDRSRDYDRYPPADRDPYGRPHPADYRAPPAPSPLDGNVLETIESLKAQLSQLQEATMHQPYQPRERERDHMPDPYGLPGYAPRGYGREASPPYRSGLPPPRRLSPPPMDRGYPERDYGYDRMDEPLRRKRWPSIDVDDPRDYRGPGRGRGRV